One genomic segment of Coffea arabica cultivar ET-39 chromosome 6e, Coffea Arabica ET-39 HiFi, whole genome shotgun sequence includes these proteins:
- the LOC140009504 gene encoding zinc finger protein 7-like, with the protein MNYEPSTALNLGLTNNDLNLDLILDRSTSSLSSSPLNPSEPRVFSCNYCRRKFYSSQALGGHQNAHKLERTLAKKSRELSSAVRPHSGSSSRSGSVSSAPNHVQPPIMGHDHHGYRRFTSDTSYGRREMDYDSRIESHHWSSRVYKPESVQEDYSQIDLSLRL; encoded by the coding sequence ATGAATTACGAACCAAGCACGGCCCTTAACTTGGGTCTAACCAACAATGACCTCAACCTGGACCTAATCCTAGACCGATCAACATCTTCCTTATCCTCATCTCCTCTAAATCCATCAGAACCACGGGTTTTTTCTTGCAACTATTGCAGAAGGAAGTTTTACAGTTCACAAGCATTAGGAGGCCACCAAAACGCTCACAAACTTGAAAGAACCTTAGCTAAAAAGAGCCGCGAGCTAAGTTCAGCTGTTCGGCCGCATTCGGGCTCTAGCAGCCGATCAGGGTCCGTTTCTAGTGCTCCAAATCACGTTCAGCCGCCCATCATGGGCCACGATCATCACGGGTATAGGCGATTTACGAGCGATACGAGCTATGGAAGAAGAGAGATGGATTACGATTCGAGGATAGAAAGCCATCATTGGAGCAGTAGAGTATATAAGCCTGAAAGTGTGCAAGAAGATTATAGCCAGATTGATTTGTCTCTGCGGCTGTGA